The following proteins come from a genomic window of Suricata suricatta isolate VVHF042 chromosome 5, meerkat_22Aug2017_6uvM2_HiC, whole genome shotgun sequence:
- the SS18L2 gene encoding SS18-like protein 2: MSVAFVPEWLKGKAEVNQETIQRLLEENDQLIRCIVEYQNKGRANECVQYQHVLHRNLIYLATIADANPTSPSKPIE; encoded by the exons ATGTCGGTGGCCTTTGTACCGGAATGGCTGAAAGGCAAGGCGGAAGTCAATCAGGAGACGATCCAGCGG CTCCTGGAGGAGAATGACCAGCTCATCCGCTGTATCGTGGAGTATCAGAACAAAGGCCGGGCGAATGAGTGCGTCCA GTACCAGCATGTGTTACACAGAAATCTCATTTATTTGGCTACTATCGCAGATGCCAACCCAACCAGCCCTTCAAAACCAATAGAATAA